The following coding sequences are from one Mycosarcoma maydis chromosome 23, whole genome shotgun sequence window:
- a CDS encoding ABC transporter, translating into MRFRSDSRADHQHPKKQGSMDPDTIQALKYQDRSSSSSSNNKPKEKVGSASTSPSPTLFASNDSVKVEIGVGSSDKEKPDVKVSFFTIFRYASKRQLLINLFGTGMAIAAGAAQPLMNIFIGKIATVFLHFTSAIRSGDLDAIRAAHSDVYSTINSDALILLYLGIGMFFASMLYMAVFSYTSERIASNIKYAYLSSLFSKPIDFFEQCGQGTVAAKIGSDVHLIQIGIGEKLPMAIMYFSTFVTAAAVAFAFSWRLSLVLLPIAPLILLAGGVMGALTKGCKLVELDCIAKAASRAEEAFNAIKILKAFSKERTIGQEYDTLTTDTKAAGAKAGRIQGVGVGALLFIIYAGYALAFFYGAQLIARGELLPGRIVSVVFANFAGAFAIANLFSMIENFTMATAAASSVIGTIQQDLASSELSESRRNEEKSQTSRQLATGYNAELKLDHVHFAYPSKPERPVLKDLSLTIPSCVTTAIVGLSGSGKSTIFALLQRFYAPTRGSIRLDDVDISALDVDWLRGQIGVVEQQPTLFAMSIQANIELGLPNRHTRSAEELESLVVQAAKKANAHNFITALTHGYQTEVGSQGFLLSGGQKQRIAIARALIRDPKILLLDEATSALDSKSEAVVQAALDEAAKDRTTIIISHRLSTVRNADNIVVLGPDGIIEQGSHHELSIKPNGTFASMLRHQDDKTKPVMVTSEPEIVDSSHSLCLTEIPTMEIAHSLEVSRTISALADSVKPKDPSKNFEPPGESYASPAADGVKQDAPKTDSVGLRTLLHILIKDPETGRLAQLYMLGSLCAAIIGAVYPVYAILFGTAIEDYAPCNSSDGRPCPNPARGTMLHNNRISSGSFFIVAVGCAFISFYHVRSLYIAGSRVTHRLRVLVFQSLLCLDASFFDDPVNTSNDLASSLSVLSQGIYGGVGPTLGSIVQSLATVIVGYAVAIGYGWRLALVVIASTPLTITAGLLRLRVLARKESKTKQAHQHTTQQACESIGAIRTVSAFNLQPQTLQVYQKNLENASRSLRPTMCYSSVLFGLSQCVQLLVTALAFWYGGRELAQGHTSSKGFFTILISVVYGSVQAGNIFNYSADFSSAHSAACKSLSILKQAKEVVAEAQANDRDVQWNTEDSLPSGQIALKEVTFRYPQRPTCTVLDRLSLTIEPGTFCAIVGGSGSGKSTVLQLIERFYTPESGRVLLDGYSITEGDPARFRKYMSYVPQEPTLFQGTIGWNIALGATDENPEDVPLAKIQQAAELAQLGDLLASLPEGLNTQLSARGVQMSGGQKQRIAIARAMIRDPRVLLLDEATSALDPASERAVQGALDNVSQGRTTIAVAHRLSTIAKADKVIVMQAGKVVEEGSPRELFQRDGLFALMARLQGVSF; encoded by the coding sequence CGGGGTGGGGTCTTCAGACAAAGAAAAACCCGATGTCAAGGTCTCGTTCTTCACTATCTTTCGCTATGCCTCAAAGAGACAGCTACTGATCAACCTGTTTGGTACCGGAATGGCGATcgcagcaggtgcagcaCAGCCTCTTATGAACATCTTTATTGGAAAGATTGCCACGGTCTTCCTCCATTTCACTTCAGCAATCAGGTCGGGTGATCTTGATGCTATCCGAGCGGCTCATTCCGACGTCTACAGTACAATCAATTCCGATGCGCTCATTCTTCTCTACCTTGGCATTGGCATGTTTTTTGCCAGCATGCTCTACATGGCTGTTTTTTCCTACACCAGCGAAAGGATTGCCTCCAACATCAAGTACGCTTATCTCTCGTCCCTCTTCAGCAAGCCGATCGACTTCTTCGAACAGTGTGGTCAAGGAACCGTCGCTGCAAAGATCGGCTCCGATGTCCATCTCATTCAGATTGGGATCGGTGAAAAACTTCCAATGGCCATCATGTACTTCTCCACCTTTGttactgctgctgctgtggcaTTTGCCTTTTCTTGGAGGCTGTCGCTCGTGCTGTTGCCTATTGCTCCATTGATTCTGCTCGCCGGAGGAGTTATGGGTGCTCTGACAAAAGGATgcaagctggtcgagctcgactgcATTGCAAAGGCTGCCTCCCGTGCGGAAGAGGCTTTCAACGCCATCAAAATCCTAAAGGCGTTTTCCAAGGAACGCACTATCGGCCAAGAATACGATACACTCACCACAGACACCAAGGCTGCAGGTGCTAAAGCTGGCCGCATCCAGGGCGTGGGTGTAGGCGCGCTTCTTTTCATCATCTACGCCGGCTACGCGCTCGCGTTTTTCTACGGTGCTCAACTCATTGCTCGTGGCGAGCTTTTGCCGGGACGCATTGTGAGTGTCGTGTTTGCCAATTTTGCTGGTGCCTTCGCCATAGCCAATCTCTTCTCCATGATCGAAAACTTCACCATGGCAACTGCCGCTGCCTCTTCGGTCATCGGAACCATCCAGCAAGACCTGGCGAGCTCTGAGCTGTCCGAGTCTCGTAGAAACGAAGAGAAATCGCAGACCAGCAGACAGCTGGCTACGGGGTACAATGCAGAGCTCAAACTCGACCATGTCCACTTTGCCTATCCTTCCAAGCCTGAAAGACCGGTGCTAAAGGATCTTTCTCTCACTATTCCGAGCTGCGTCACAACTGCCATTGTTGGTTTGTCAGGCTCTGGCAAAAGCACCATCTTTGCCCTCCTTCAACGATTCTACGCACCAACTCGTGGGAGCATCCGTCTTGATGATGTCGACATTTCCGCCCTTGACGTTGATTGGTTGCGTGGCCAGATCGGCGTtgtggagcagcagcctaCTCTTTTTGCCATGTCAATTCAAGCCAATATCGAACTTGGCCTGCCCAACCGTCACACTCGCTCGGCCGAAGAGCTGGAATCGCTCGTGGTGCAAGCCGCCAAAAAGGCCAACGCGCACAACTTTATAACTGCTTTGACACACGGCTACCAGACCGAAGTTGGCTCTCAGGGCTTTCTTCTCTCGGGCGGTCAGAAGCAGAGGATTGCTATCGCGCGAGCACTTATCCGCGATCCCAAGATCCTTTTGCTCGATGAGGCCACGAGTGCGCTCGATTCCAAGAGCGAGGCTGTGGTCCAGGCTGCGCTTGATGAAGCCGCCAAGGatcgcaccaccatcatcatctctCATCGACTCAGCACGGTTCGCAATGCAGACAACATTGTCGTTCTCGGCCCAGACGGGATCATCGAGCAAGGCAGCCACCATGAACTAAGCATCAAGCCGAACGGCACTTTTGCGTCTATGCTCCGCCATCAAGACGACAAAACGAAGCCTGTGATGGTGACCTCTGAGCCAGAGATAGTAGACTCGTCTCATTCGCTTTGCCTAACAGAGATTCCAACAATGGAGATCGCTCACTCGCTCGAGGTGTCTCGAACCATTTCTGCTCTCGCCGATAGCGTGAAACCGAAAGATCCATCCAAGAATTTCGAGCCACCTGGGGAGTCCTATGCGTCCCCAGCTGCTGATGGAGTTAAACAAGACGCTCCTAAAACAGATTCAGTTGGCCTCCGAACGCTTCTTCATATTCTGATCAAGGATCCAGAGACTGGCAGACTAGCCCAATTATACATGCTCGGCTCGTTATGCGCGGCTATCATCGGAGCAGTTTATCCCGTCTACGCGATTCTCTTCGGTACGGCGATCGAGGACTACGCACCGTGCAATAGCTCGGACGGAAGGCCATGCCCAAATCCAGCACGTGGCACCATGCTACATAACAACCGAATCAGCTCTGGCTCATTTTTCAtcgttgctgttggctgTGCCTTCATCAGCTTCTACCACGTGCGTTCGTTGTATATTGCTGGATCGCGGGTGACGCATCGACTCCGCGTGTTGGTTTTCCAAAGTCTTCTATGCCTTGACGCTAGCTTTTTCGACGATCCTGTGAATACGAGTAACGATCTGGCCAGCAGTCTAAGCGTCCTATCGCAGGGTATCTACGGAGGTGTCGGTCCGACGTTGGGCTCCATCGTGCAGAGTCTTGCCACTGTGATCGTCGGCTACGCTGTGGCAATCGGTTACGGATGGCGTCTTGCTCTGGTGGTgatcgcatcgacgcctTTGACCATCACTGCAGGTCTGTTACGACTTCGTGTGCTCGCACGCAAGGAATCGAAAACAAAGCAGGCGCATCAACACACAACGCAGCAAGCTTGCGAATCGATCGGTGCCATTCGCACCGTCTCTGCTTTCAACCTGCAGCCGCAGACGCTTCAAGTGTATCAAAAGAACTTGGAAAACGCTTCACGCTCTCTTCGTCCTACCATGTGCTACAGTAGCGTCCTATTTGGCTTGTCGCAATGCGTTCAGCTGCTCGTTACTGCTCTTGCTTTTTGGTACGGTGGTCgcgagcttgctcaagGGCATACAAGCTCCAAGGGCTtcttcaccatcctcatctCTGTCGTCTACGGTAGTGTTCAAGCCGGCAATATCTTTAACTATAGCGCCGATTTCTCTAGCGCTCattctgctgcttgcaaGTCACTGTCTATCCTAAAGCAAGCAAAAGAAGTGGTTGCTGAGGCTCAGGCGAATGACAGAGACGTGCAATGGAACACGGAGGATTCTTTGCCCTCCGGTCAGATCGCCTTGAAGGAGGTAACTTTCCGTTATCCGCAACGACCAACATGCACCGTGCTAGACCGACTTTCTCTCACTATCGAGCCAGGCACGTTCTGCGCCATCGTCGGAGGAAGTGGTTCCGGCAAGTCGACAGTTCTTCAGCTCATCGAACGGTTCTACACACCAGAATCAGGACGAGTGCTACTTGACGGCTACTCGATCACAGAGGGTGACCCAGCCAGATTTCGAAAGTATATGTCGTACGTACCACAAGAACCGACACTCTTCCAAGGCACCATTGGCTGGAACATTGCGCTTGGTGCCACGGATGAGAACCCAGAAGACGTACCGCTAGCAAAGATTCAACAAGCTGCTGAACTGGCACAGCTTGGAGATTTGCTCGCCAGTCTGCCAGAGGGCTTGAATACGCAGCTCAGTGCGCGCGGCGTACAGATGTCCGGAGGCCAGAAGCAGAGGATCGCGATCGCTCGAGCTATGATCCGCGATCCCAGAGTGCTTTTGCTAGATGAAGCCACTTCGGCGCTCGATCCTGCCAGTGAGAGGGCGGTTCAGGGTGCACTTGACAACGTCAGCCAGGGCCGTACTACAATTGCTGTGGCTCATAGACTGTCGACAATCGCCAAGGCGGACAAGGTGATTGTGATGCAGGCCGGAAAGGTGGTCGAAGAGGGTTCGCCGCGAGAGCTATTCCAGCGCGACGGTCTCTTTGCACTCATGGCTCGTCTCCAGGGTGTCTCTTTCTGA
- a CDS encoding Ustilagic Acid acyltransferase, translated as MVVKRILPLPRPAGLAPPTEVPLDGQDLAMPKMVMHCIWFFLASSQPSLESTSLQELEQAFTLGMQLFLARFPAAGARTRHDKDTARWYLEYNDQGADLEVIQLDRPLQDDWKALDGKCDSVFAPRPVMIFDDDASIFSIKVTRLSCGSVAISTSTHHWLVDFVGYIDLMEELSHCVSIFLNDPNAQINIDEGATKFDWSRDLLAYSKQLEPESIPSATWFTERGSPPQMTRAPSSCHYASLLFTQESLEKLKRSLAEWALETAPTTATDRIVPSKDNWIATNDALHALLWAAITDARGLDLNATTQLHTPLDGRRLLSSLSSADSQSRGKYIGNVHPGHVFPLPSSVVSAKDRSGLFNLAWLIRTQYLNVTPGQMSAIIRHHNYTDAETFGPGRLPKCTSMFGNDVTISNVARIPVRQRLDFGEKLGKPYTLTVVGMVPVTLNGLTLDSADGTCFIIQAPAEWTSKEAVLQHQPRSGDNQAPGGMLVYVGMRSEEMDKLLQNSLLQEFALVL; from the coding sequence ATGGTTGTCAAGCGAATCCTGCCTTTGCCGCGCCCGGCCGGCTTAGCGCCGCCCACGGAGGTGCCGTTAGATGGTCAAGACCTAGCCATGCCAAAAATGGTGATGCACTGCATCTGGTTCTTCTTAGCTTCTTCGCAGCCTTCACTGGAATCCACAAGCCTAcaagagctcgagcaagcttTTACACTGGGTATGCAGCTCTTTCTGGCCCGCTTTCCCGCCGCTGGAGCTCGAACAAGGCACGACAAAGATACGGCAAGGTGGTATTTGGAGTACAACGATCAAGGCGCCGACCTCGAAGTCATTCAGCTCGACAGACCGCTCCAAGATGACTGGAAAGCTCTCGACGGAAAATGTGACTCTGTGTTCGCACCTCGGCCAGTGATGATCTTCGATGATGACGCTTCTATCTTTTCTATCAAGGTAACGCGTCTCTCGTGCGGCTCGGTCGCTatcagcacgagcacgcACCACTGGCTGGTTGACTTTGTTGGATACATCGACTTGATGGAGGAGCTCTCTCACTGCGTTTCTATCTTCCTCAATGATCCTAATGCTCAGATCAACATCGATGAAGGCGCAACCAAGTTTGATTGGTCGCGAGATTTGCTCGCGTATTCCAAGCAACTTGAGCCTGAATCCATCCCGAGTGCGACTTGGTTTACGGAACGCGGTTCTCCTCCTCAGATGACGCGAGCTCCATCTTCTTGTCATTACGCTTCTCTCCTCTTTACACAGGAGTCACTCGAAAAGCTAAAGCGTTCGCTTGCTGAGTGGGCCCTCGAGACGGCCCCCACCACAGCTACGGACCGGATCGTCCCTTCGAAGGACAACTGGATCGCTACCAACGATGCCCTCCATGCCCTGTTGTGGGCTGCCATCACAGACGCACGAGGTCTCGATCTAAATGCTACTACTCAGCTGCACACACCTCTCGATGGCCGACGTCTTCTCTCAAGCCTTTCGTCAGCTGACAGCCAGAGTCGAGGCAAGTACATCGGCAACGTCCATCCTGGTCATGTCTTTCCCCTCCCTTCGTCCGTTGTTAGCGCCAAAGACCGTAGCGGCCTCTTCAATCTCGCCTGGCTTATCCGTACACAGTATCTCAACGTCACCCCAGGCCAAATGAGTGCCATCATACGGCACCACAACTACACCGACGCCGAGACATTTGGGCCTGGACGACTTCCGAAGTGTACGAGCATGTTTGGTAACGACGTTACCATCAGCAATGTTGCACGCATTCCTGTTCGCCAGCGTCTAGATTTtggcgagaagctcggcaagccTTATACGCTTACTGTGGTGGGTATGGTGCCTGTCACACTCAACGGCCTGACGCTTGACTCGGCCGATGGCACTTGCTTCATTATACAGGCTCCTGCAGAGTGGACCTCGAAGGAAGCGGTCTTACAGCATCAACCGAGGTCCGGAGATAATCAAGCACCAGGTGGTATGTTGGTGTACGTGGGGATGCGCAGTGAAGAGATGGACAAGCTGCTCCAGAACTCCCTGCTTCAAGAATTTGCCCTAGTGTTGTAA
- a CDS encoding Cytochrome P450 enzyme invovled in Glycolipid production — translation MRQRADVEVGPLKSGLLFSYMQNFCALQTRLRRPSRTTELDTMDFKPFLTLQHFRPQGFAGDVLAPGASYNQTWNTMASKFNGRGGNRVETGKVLEAASESLKETVPLLQLVVRARHHPLLVFLVGLFLGTIYLLYRYWDCAVGCERRPDLKGPKGLPLIGNLMWALKNRDPLSYQVYAQQKYGYGNTHTLPGLGRLIDISRPDWIEHVQKIKFSNYVKGEQFHDQMRDVLGDGIFTSDGERWKMQRKVASRIFTVSSFKAIITQTIREDCALVEQLIETYARQGTVFNLQELYFKFTLSSFVKIAFSQDIKSLSEPDRPDTFGDAFNYAQKVLDMRFVQPWWKIAERFNETGRKMRAARKIVEEFTTNIVEARRKESEAMGEKSKPESSRKDLLDLFMAYRSSDGQRLSNQQLKDTILNLMIAGRDTTAEALSWMSWHMLTKPDVYDRIRHEIDATLEEEGEQAGLEIDYDVFEQHTAKLTTFQETLRLHPSIPKNIRRALQDDVLPNGGPRVRKGDLMLYSDWAMGRNPDIWGPDACEFKPSRWTDQETGSSIKYSQFQAHFFNGGPRLCLGQKLASYEVVQLIHHIFAKFDLELIDLGPGRSAGFGKVPDYLNSLTHPMKRPLMVKATLRCCKEGTR, via the coding sequence ATGAGACAACGCGCCGACGTAGAGGTAGGTCCCCTTAAAAGTGGCCTGCTTTTCTCGTACATGCAGAACTTCTGCGCTCTTCAAACCCGCTTGCGCAGACCTTCGAGGACTACTGAGCTCGATACAATGGACTTCAAGCCTTTCCTCACACTACAACACTTCAGGCCGCAGGGCTTTGCCGGGGATGTGTTGGCACCAGGCGCTTCCTACAACCAGACATGGAACACTATGGCGTCCAAGTTCAATGGTAGAGGTGGCAACAGAGTCGAAACTGGAAAGGTGttggaagcagcaagcgaaTCGCTCAAGGAGACTGTACCACTTCTGCAGCTTGTTGTACGAGCTCGGCACCATCCACTACTCGTTTTCCTTGTCGGACTTTTCCTGGGAACTATCTACTTGCTATATCGCTACTGGGACTGCGCAGTCGGTTGCGAGAGGAGACCGGACCTCAAAGGGCCTAAAGGTCTCCCCTTGATCGGCAACCTTATGTGGGCGCTAAAGAACCGCGATCCGCTCAGCTACCAAGTTTATGCCCAGCAGAAGTACGGATACGGTAACACCCATACGCTCCCCGGACTCGGACGTCTGATCGACATTTCACGTCCTGATTGGATCGAGCACGTTCAGAAGATCAAGTTCAGCAACTACGTCAAAGGTGAGCAGTTCCACGATCAGATGCGTGATGTGCTTGGTGATGGAATCTTTACCTCGGACGGCGAGCGTTGGAAGATGCAGAGAAAGGTAGCTTCGCGTATCTTTACTGTCAGCTCATTCAAGGCGATCATCACGCAGACGATTCGAGAGGATTGTGCTCTCGTCGAACAACTCATCGAGACGTATGCAAGGCAAGGCACCGTTTTCAACCTGCAAGAACTCTACTTCAAGTTCACGCTCAGCTCGTTTGTCAAGATCGCATTCAGTCAAGACATCAAATCTCTTTCGGAACCGGACCGCCCTGATACCTTTGGCGATGCGTTCAACTATGCTCAGAAGGTGCTCGACATGCGCTTCGTACAGCCGTGGTGGAAGATCGCCGAGCGATTCAACGAGACCGGAAGAAAGATGCGAGCTGCACGAAAGATTGTCGAAGAATTCACCACCAACATTGTCgaagcaagaagaaaggagagcgaggcgatgGGAGAAAAATCCAAGCCAGAGAGCAGCCGCAAGGATCTCTTGGACTTGTTCATGGCTTATCGTTCATCCGACGGTCAGAGGCTCAGCAACCAACAGCTCAAGGATACGATTCTGAACCTGATGATTGCAGGACGCGATACCACTGCAGAAGCACTTTCGTGGATGTCATGGCACATGCTCACAAAGCCCGATGTTTACGATCGCATCCGTCACGAAATCGATGCCACTCTCGAAGAAGAGGGAGAACAAGCGGGCTTGGAAATTGACTATGATGTGTTTGAGCAGCACACTGCCAAACTGACCACGTTCCAAGAGACGCTACGATTGCATCCATCGATCCCCAAGAACATCCGTCGAGCTTTGCAAGACGATGTGCTGCCCAACGGCGGACCCCGGGTTAGGAAGGGAGATCTGATGCTCTATTCGGACTGGGCCATGGGCCGCAACCCAGACATTTGGGGACCCGACGCATGCGAAttcaagccaagccgcTGGACCGATCAAGAGACTGGTTCTTCCATCAAGTACTCGCAGTTCCAGGCGCACTTTTTCAACGGCGGGCCCAGGTTGTGTCTGGGACAAAAGCTGGCGAGCTATGAGGTGGTGCAGCTCATACATCACATCTTTGCCAAGTTCGACCTGGAATTGATCGACCTTGGACCCGGCAGGTCGGCTGGCTTTGGAAAGGTCCCTGATTACCTCAACTCTTTAACTCACCCTATGAAGCGACCACTCATGGTCAAGGCTACCCTTCGATGTTGCAAGGAAGGCACTAgataa
- a CDS encoding Ustilagic Acid hydroxylase, whose translation MAGTSRNVRVLVTGANGFVGSHIVSLLLSRGYVVNATVRRQTASEKLIATFACDRLHVFVIPDLTSEQALDEAIRGCKYVVHVASTVPSKEQASGIDIDSAISSIESVMNSAVAHASEKVVLTSSMSTHLDVKAPILNESTWYTPDRSSTKLMVQYMSSKTLVERRAWELSSTLKLPLTTVAPVYIGGPTIIHEQDPKSSVSNQDLLRCIEDESRSRIPGWIDVRTVAHLHLHAIEDHSLNGRRILACTHNRGVVPMDCSLMNSLLAKDSAALIDFDRTKRDLLEQIDAFNSGQTRRVVA comes from the exons ATGGCTGGTACATCGAGGAACGTACGGGTACTGGTGACCGGTGCCAATG GCTTCGTTGGCTCTCACATTGTCTCATTGCTTCTATCGAGAGGCTATGTAGTGAATGCTACAGTCAGGCGCCAAACGGCATCCGAGAAGCTGATAGCCACCTTCGCTTGCGACCGTCTTCATGTCTTTGTCATCCCGGACTTGACCTCGGAGCAGGCTTTGGACGAGGCTATTCGTGGCTGCAAGTATGTAGTGCACGTTGCGTCTACAGTACCAAGCAAGGAACAAGCATCAGGAATTGACATCGACTCGGCCATtagcagcatcgagagcgtCATGAATTCCGCTGTAGCGCATGCAAGCGAAAAGGTGGTCTTGACCTCTAGCATGTCGACTCACTTGGACGTCAAGGCGCCCATACTAAACGAATCGACCTGGTACACTCCAGATCGTTCCTCGACAAAGCTGATGGTACAGTACATGTCTTCGAAGacgcttgtcgagcgtcgTGCATGGGAGCTTTCCTCGACTCTCAAGCTGCCGCTTACGACGGTGGCTCCAGTCTATATCGGTGGCCCCACAATCATTCATGAACAAGACCCGAAATCTTCCGTTTCAAATCAAGACCTTCTGCGCTGTATCGAGGATGAGTCCAGGTCAAGGATACCAGGCTGGATTGATGTACGGACCGTggcgcatctgcatctaCACGCGATCGAAGATCACAGCTTGAACGGGCGCAGAATCTTGGCATGCACCCACAATCGAGGCGTCGTACCGATGGATTGTTCGTTGATGAATTCACTCCTGGCTAAAGACTCTGCGGCTCTCATCGACTTTGATCGCACCAAACGCGACCTTCTAGAGCAAATTGATGCTTTTAATTCCGGACAAACGCGACGCGTAGTAGCATAG
- a CDS encoding Ustilagic Acid glycosyl transferase, giving the protein MATEHILLVCWPAVGHARPMLDYAAAQLKQNPGLIITFICSKMQIALLEGLAISEHLADKKFGDRLRLLGTGRPAQEVLKEFGDREDAKNAANSASKAPNTTANGPEPEVILTMQAATLIQKRFAEIFPTILANDDLFDEQDNSLLLPACVAGKPTTIVVNWMLPGMVETVRKHSSDLKMVTFFDNSCTFVTRMLGPRSIGGFGGIERLWSQYCNSNPEVDPNDSTLKEKLLGRRWTGKFYIPGSRMGAIEEQEMAALAKDWLLSVPLTPSLIEIQKLVDASHTILINTHLAVEERELDYLRMVYPFKKIGILGPAMFSGFVEKGEKLAAKLLDKHINVKPAASRPLTPPETPPPGSPDTDSHGEEEDPKQKSVKQVEKFLAESATGSVVYISFGTMFRPQPTHLIKMLEIIIYEMSLSSQFRLLFTFGGSKDLASSCPPSFAPQISALESQLFKSGNTLFVNWVDQHYVLQHPSVGWFLSHGGWNSCQESMLAGTPLLILPFFGDQLFNAYFLESIQIAYRFNTAANMSVADFVASFREGITCTRPESERGSQLTKNAKELQLRLKGERALAEVRLF; this is encoded by the coding sequence ATGGCGACCGAACATATTCTTTTGGTCTGCTGGCCCGCAGTAGGTCATGCTCGTCCAATGCTAGACTATGCAGCGGCACAGCTCAAACAGAACCCTGGGCTCATAATTACCTTTATCTGCAGCAAGATGCAGATTGCTTTGCTTGAGGGACTTGCAATCTCCGAACATTTGGCCGACAAGAAATTTGGCGACAGGCTGCGACTTCTTGGAACAGGCCGCCCTGCACAGGAAGTACTCAAGGAGTTTGGCGACCGCGAGGACGCCAAAAATGCTGCAAATTCCGCATCCAAAGCGCCTAACACAACGGCTAATGGCCCCGAGCCCGAGGTGATCCTGACCATGCAGGCTGCCACTTTGATTCAGAAGCGATTCGCCGAGATCTTTCCCACAATTCTCGCAAACGATGACCTATTCGATGAGCAAGACAACAGTTTGCTCCTCCCTGCCTGTGTAGCAGGAAAACCCACCACAATTGTCGTCAACTGGATGCTCCCCGGTATGGTAGAAACCGTGCGTAAGCACTCATCCGACCTTAAGATGGTCACGTTCTTCGATAATTCCTGCACTTTTGTCACCCGCATGCTGGGTCCACGATCCATCGGCGGCTTCGGCGGCATCGAGAGGCTCTGGTCACAGTACTGTAACAGCAACCCTGAAGTGGACCCCAACGATTCCACTTTGAAGGAAAAGCTGCTAGGCAGACGATGGACCGGAAAATTCTACATTCCAGGAAGTCGCATGGGAGCCatcgaggagcaagagaTGGCAGCCCTAGCCAAGGACTGGCTGCTCAGCGTGCCACTGACTCCCTCACTCATCGAGATCCAAAAGCTGGTGGATGCCAGTCACACGATCCTCATCAACACTCATCTGGCCGTAGAGGAACGCGAGCTCGACTACCTTCGCATGGTGTATCCCTTCAAGAAGATCGGTATCCTCGGTCCAGCCATGTTTTCGGGCTTCGTTGAGAAGGGGGAAAAGCTAGCAGCAAAACTTCTTGACAAGCACATCAATGTGaagccagcagcttcaAGGCCGCTCACACCACCCGAAACTCCTCCTCCGGGCTCTCCTGACACTGACTCGCAcggcgaagaggaagacCCGAAACAAAAATCGGTAAAGCAAGTCGAGAAATTCCTTGCCGAGTCCGCAACTGGCTCGGTTGTGTACATTTCTTTCGGAACCATGTTCCGTCCGCAGCCAACGCACCTTATCAAGATGCTTGAGATCATCATCTACGAGATGAGCCTCAGCTCGCAGTTCCGTCTTCTCTTCACCTTTGGCGGTAGCAAAGATCTCGCCTCGTCGTGCCCGCCATCGTTCGCACCTCAGATTTCCGCTCTCGAATCGCAGCTGTTCAAGTCGGGAAACACCTTGTTCGTAAACTGGGTAGATCAACACTACGTCCTCCAACACCCTTCTGTTGGCTGGTTCCTTAGCCATGGTGGCTGGAACAGCTGCCAAGAATCGATGCTTGCCGGTACGCCGTTGTTGATCTTGCCATTCTTTGGCGATCAGCTCTTCAACGCCTATTTTCTTGAGAGCATTCAGATTGCCTACCGCTTCAATACAGCCGCCAATATGAGTGTGGCCGACTTTGTGGCTAGCTTCCGCGAAGGCATTACTTGTACTCGACCCGAAAGCGAACGTGGTTCCCAGCTGACCAAGAACGCCAAAGAGTTGCAGCTTCGCCTCAAGGGTGAGCGTGCTCTGGCTGAAGTGCGTCTCTTTTGA